A genome region from Streptomyces sp. NBC_01296 includes the following:
- a CDS encoding alpha/beta hydrolase family protein, translating to MILTNGSDGQNLDMWTYGVAAALGRGWNAVVYDGPGQGQLLFVEEIPFTTRWEQVVAPLVDWLDARGDVDSSRIAITGLSMGGNLVARAAAFEPRLAAVVCMPGAPNPWLGFDKEIRDIVTADKAETNRVWNEDVVPELTPELATTVKKRFEIFSREALREARAGRVFKDLWTPAQVAIGLDITKVVPRIKAPTLVLDYDFEQFYPGQPRQMYELLRSKREYVKLTAATGAQLHCSPMAPQQHCDVVFDWLADVLQR from the coding sequence GTGATCCTCACCAACGGCAGCGACGGGCAGAACCTGGACATGTGGACCTACGGCGTCGCGGCCGCCCTCGGGCGGGGCTGGAACGCGGTCGTCTACGACGGCCCGGGCCAGGGACAGCTGCTGTTCGTCGAGGAGATCCCCTTCACCACCCGGTGGGAGCAGGTGGTGGCCCCGCTCGTCGACTGGCTCGATGCCCGGGGGGACGTCGACAGCAGCCGGATCGCGATCACCGGCCTCAGCATGGGCGGGAACCTGGTCGCCCGGGCCGCCGCCTTCGAGCCCCGGCTCGCGGCCGTGGTGTGCATGCCCGGAGCGCCGAACCCCTGGCTCGGCTTCGACAAGGAGATCCGCGACATCGTCACCGCCGACAAGGCGGAGACCAACCGCGTCTGGAACGAGGACGTCGTCCCCGAACTCACCCCGGAACTCGCCACCACGGTCAAGAAGCGCTTCGAGATCTTCTCGCGGGAGGCCCTGCGCGAGGCGCGCGCCGGCCGGGTGTTCAAGGACCTCTGGACTCCCGCGCAGGTCGCGATCGGGCTCGACATCACCAAGGTCGTGCCGCGGATCAAGGCGCCGACGCTGGTCCTCGACTACGACTTCGAGCAGTTCTACCCCGGCCAGCCCCGGCAGATGTACGAGCTGCTGCGCTCCAAGCGCGAGTACGTGAAACTGACGGCGGCCACCGGGGCGCAGTTGCACTGCTCCCCGATGGCCCCGCAGCAGCACTGCGACGTCGTCTTCGACTGGCTCGCCGACGTCCTGCAGCGTTAG
- a CDS encoding cation:dicarboxylate symporter family transporter yields MAGRRDKTHYLYIAVIAAVLLGIAVGFAAPDTAVELKPLGTGFVNLIKMMISPVIFCTIVLGIGSVRKAAKVGAVGGLALGYFMIMSTVALAIGLVVGNLLEPGSGLHLTEAVKHAGEAQAKAGAAQTTPEFLLGIIPTTLVSAFTGGQVLQTLLVALLCGFALQAMGTAGEPVLRGIGHVQKLVFRVLAMIMWAAPVGAFGAIAAVVGATGIDALKSLAVIMIGFYTTCLLFVFVVLGTLLRVCTGINVFSLLRYLGREFLLILSTSSSESALPRLIAKMEHLGVSKPVVGITVPTGYSFNLDGTAIYLTMSSLFIAEATGKPLAIGEQISLLLFMIVASKGAAGVTGAGLATLAGGLQSHRPELVDGVGLIVGIDRFMSEARALTNFAGNAVATVLIGTWTKEFDRERATEVLAGRLEFDETTLVDDGHGTELPTVPGQSPADAKEGVPV; encoded by the coding sequence GTGGCCGGCAGACGCGACAAGACCCATTATCTCTACATCGCGGTGATCGCCGCGGTGCTCCTCGGCATCGCCGTCGGCTTCGCCGCGCCGGACACGGCCGTGGAGCTCAAGCCGCTGGGCACCGGCTTCGTGAACCTCATCAAGATGATGATCTCGCCCGTGATCTTCTGCACGATCGTGCTGGGCATCGGGTCGGTGCGCAAGGCCGCGAAGGTCGGCGCCGTGGGCGGCCTCGCCCTCGGCTACTTCATGATCATGTCCACGGTGGCGCTGGCCATCGGGCTCGTCGTCGGGAACCTGCTCGAGCCGGGCAGCGGACTGCACCTGACGGAGGCCGTCAAGCACGCGGGAGAGGCGCAGGCCAAGGCGGGCGCGGCGCAGACGACGCCCGAGTTCCTGCTGGGGATCATCCCGACCACCCTGGTCTCCGCGTTCACCGGGGGCCAGGTGCTCCAGACGCTGCTCGTGGCGCTGCTGTGCGGGTTCGCGCTCCAGGCCATGGGCACGGCGGGCGAGCCGGTGCTGCGCGGGATCGGGCACGTGCAGAAGCTGGTCTTCCGGGTGCTGGCGATGATCATGTGGGCGGCGCCGGTGGGCGCGTTCGGCGCCATCGCGGCGGTGGTCGGCGCAACCGGCATCGACGCGCTGAAGTCGCTCGCCGTCATCATGATCGGCTTCTACACGACCTGTCTGCTGTTCGTGTTCGTGGTCCTCGGGACCCTGCTGCGGGTGTGCACCGGGATCAACGTCTTCTCGCTGCTGCGCTACCTGGGCCGCGAGTTCCTGCTGATCCTCTCCACCTCGTCCTCGGAATCGGCGCTGCCCCGGCTGATCGCGAAGATGGAGCACCTGGGCGTCTCCAAGCCGGTCGTCGGCATCACGGTGCCGACGGGCTACTCCTTCAACCTGGACGGGACCGCGATCTACCTGACGATGTCCTCGCTGTTCATCGCGGAGGCGACGGGCAAGCCGCTGGCCATCGGCGAGCAGATCTCGCTGCTGCTGTTCATGATCGTGGCCTCGAAGGGCGCGGCCGGCGTGACCGGTGCGGGGCTCGCGACGCTGGCGGGCGGGCTCCAGTCGCACCGGCCGGAACTCGTCGACGGCGTCGGGCTGATCGTGGGCATCGACCGCTTCATGAGCGAGGCCCGGGCGCTGACGAACTTCGCGGGCAACGCGGTGGCGACGGTGCTCATCGGTACGTGGACCAAGGAGTTCGACCGCGAGCGGGCCACCGAAGTCCTCGCAGGACGCCTGGAGTTCGACGAGACCACGCTGGTCGACGACGGCCACGGCACGGAGCTCCCCACCGTGCCCGGCCAGTCGCCGGCCGACGCCAAGGAGGGTGTGCCGGTGTAA
- a CDS encoding GNAT family N-acetyltransferase: MPVPVLLAGRSVRLEPLAPHHTEALALAGAEDRTTYAFTPVPHGVQASHEYIDRALADQAAGRSLPFAVVRATDGRVVGSTRFLELDYWQGPLVWPAVPGVPFGDPATAIPDAAEIGNTWLSPGAQGTGINTEAKLLMLRHAFETWGVRRISLRADARNGRSRAAMERLGFTCEGVRRAHSRGLDGAVRSTAFYSILDEEWPAVRSIIELRLSAGAQRKRRRKTLIPA, from the coding sequence GTGCCCGTACCCGTACTCCTCGCCGGCCGCAGCGTGCGGCTCGAGCCCCTCGCCCCCCACCACACCGAGGCCTTGGCCCTGGCCGGGGCCGAGGATCGTACGACTTACGCCTTCACCCCCGTACCCCATGGGGTGCAGGCGTCCCACGAGTACATCGACCGCGCCCTCGCAGATCAGGCGGCGGGTCGATCACTCCCCTTCGCGGTGGTGAGAGCCACCGACGGCCGGGTCGTCGGTTCGACCCGGTTCCTGGAACTCGACTACTGGCAGGGACCGCTGGTGTGGCCCGCGGTGCCGGGCGTCCCGTTCGGCGATCCGGCGACGGCGATCCCCGATGCCGCCGAGATCGGCAATACCTGGCTGTCCCCGGGCGCCCAGGGGACGGGCATCAACACCGAGGCGAAGCTGCTCATGCTCCGCCACGCCTTCGAGACCTGGGGCGTGCGCCGCATCTCGCTGCGCGCCGACGCCCGCAACGGGCGCTCGCGCGCCGCGATGGAGCGGCTCGGGTTCACCTGCGAGGGGGTCCGCCGGGCCCATTCGCGGGGGCTCGACGGTGCCGTGCGCAGTACCGCCTTCTACTCGATCCTCGACGAGGAGTGGCCGGCCGTGCGGTCGATCATCGAGCTGAGGCTGTCCGCGGGGGCCCAGCGCAAGCGGCGACGCAAGACGCTGATCCCGGCGTAA
- a CDS encoding sensor histidine kinase: MFRFPRPPRSLAGQLFAMQVLLVAVVVAGCAVFAYATARGQAEESARRQAGAVARAVADSPSVREAVRGAARGADPSAALQPYAERVRVDSGVDFVTIMAPDGRRWTHPDPRRIGEPFMGNTARALRGETFSETYTGTLGPSIRVVTPLMDDGKVIGMVSSGITVRAISARLAQQLSVLAWVAAGALALGGVGTYIVNARLRRHTHGMNAAELSRMYDYHQAALHGVREGLLMLDGQRRITLINDAGRELLGLPGDIRGTGAADLGLPAPLTGALLADRPRVDEVHLTADRVLVLNSSPVAGGGRRGTVVTLRDHTELQSLTGELDQERGFTEALRSQAHEAANRLHTVVSLIELGRADEAVEFATAELELAQALTDEVVTGVGEPVLVALLLGKAAQAHERGVELVLTPDSRAVDGRTGTVPARDLVTVLGNLLDNAVDALTGVPAARIAVTVRPEGDALLLRVTDNGPGLPTGAAADVFLRGWSGKGEGRGLGLALVRQVAHRHGGSAVASEGPGGGAEFTVRLPVRREPTP; the protein is encoded by the coding sequence ATGTTCCGGTTCCCTCGCCCCCCGCGAAGTCTCGCCGGCCAGCTCTTCGCCATGCAGGTGCTGCTGGTCGCCGTGGTCGTCGCCGGCTGCGCGGTCTTCGCGTACGCCACCGCCCGCGGGCAGGCCGAGGAGTCCGCCCGGCGCCAGGCGGGGGCCGTGGCCCGCGCGGTCGCCGACTCCCCGTCCGTCCGCGAGGCCGTACGCGGCGCAGCCCGGGGCGCCGACCCCTCGGCGGCGCTCCAGCCCTACGCCGAGCGGGTCCGGGTGGATTCCGGGGTGGACTTTGTGACGATCATGGCCCCGGACGGGCGGCGCTGGACCCACCCCGACCCCCGCCGCATCGGTGAGCCCTTCATGGGGAACACCGCCCGCGCCCTGCGCGGCGAGACCTTCAGCGAGACCTACACCGGCACCCTCGGGCCCTCCATCCGCGTGGTCACCCCGCTGATGGACGACGGCAAGGTCATCGGCATGGTCAGCTCCGGCATCACCGTCCGCGCGATCAGCGCCCGGCTCGCGCAGCAGCTCTCCGTCCTCGCCTGGGTCGCGGCCGGTGCGCTCGCCCTCGGCGGAGTCGGCACGTACATCGTCAACGCCCGGCTGCGCCGGCACACGCACGGGATGAACGCGGCCGAGCTCAGCCGGATGTACGACTACCACCAGGCGGCCCTGCACGGGGTCCGCGAGGGCCTGCTGATGCTCGACGGTCAGCGCCGGATCACCCTGATCAACGACGCCGGGCGCGAACTGCTCGGCCTGCCGGGGGACATCAGGGGCACCGGCGCCGCCGACCTCGGCCTGCCCGCACCGCTCACCGGCGCCCTGCTCGCCGACCGGCCCCGGGTGGACGAGGTGCACCTGACCGCGGACAGGGTGCTGGTCCTCAACAGCTCGCCCGTCGCGGGCGGCGGCCGCCGCGGCACCGTGGTCACCCTGCGCGACCACACCGAACTCCAGTCGCTCACCGGCGAGTTGGATCAGGAGCGGGGATTCACCGAAGCGCTGCGGTCCCAGGCCCACGAGGCGGCCAACCGGCTGCACACCGTGGTCTCCCTCATCGAACTCGGCCGCGCGGACGAAGCGGTGGAATTCGCCACCGCCGAACTGGAGCTGGCCCAGGCCCTCACCGACGAAGTGGTCACCGGCGTCGGAGAACCCGTCCTGGTGGCGCTGCTGCTGGGCAAGGCCGCCCAGGCGCACGAGCGGGGCGTCGAGCTGGTCCTCACCCCCGACAGCCGCGCCGTCGACGGCCGGACCGGAACCGTCCCCGCCCGGGACCTCGTCACCGTGCTCGGCAACCTCCTCGACAACGCCGTCGACGCCCTCACCGGCGTCCCCGCCGCCAGGATCGCGGTCACCGTCCGGCCCGAGGGGGACGCGCTGCTGCTCCGCGTCACCGACAACGGGCCCGGCCTGCCCACGGGCGCCGCGGCCGATGTGTTCCTGCGCGGCTGGTCGGGCAAGGGAGAGGGGCGCGGCCTCGGCCTCGCCCTGGTCCGCCAGGTGGCCCACCGGCACGGAGGCAGCGCGGTCGCCTCCGAAGGGCCGGGCGGGGGAGCGGAGTTCACCGTACGACTGCCCGTGCGAAGGGAGCCCACGCCATGA
- a CDS encoding SIS domain-containing protein: MAGRAFAAVARALFRWAFATSGPATAGRERAQDAAAGARSRRLPLTVPNTPFPHSASRKDETPPTMSGSRITFLEGQAGQGAALARIADRVRSQLAAPERAALRAARRPLFTGIGASYAALAVPVQQLRKAGVVTQRVLSSEIETGTAGFDTDCLIAVSQGGRSRETVAACRSAAPGITRTALLNVLPSRLGELADLTVGLGNEPDSYASTIGYTGTVVALDLIAGAVAGRAQDPWGDIAEQTAAVHGQAAEVVAGLRERGARCIASDTVAAGASCASAEEGALLLREVVRMTAAASATRNYLHGEMESAGNTLHLVFGDGREIELARSLAGAGHLTLLLTTARVEPADSLSVIRLPEVPDAVRVVLETVVLQELVARLSAERGVPIESFVFAHDDTKWPDPRAAARNARPPAPVAPCRP; this comes from the coding sequence GTGGCGGGCCGCGCCTTCGCCGCGGTCGCCCGCGCGCTCTTCCGCTGGGCGTTCGCGACGTCCGGCCCGGCGACCGCGGGCCGGGAGCGCGCGCAGGACGCGGCGGCCGGCGCCCGGTCCCGCCGCCTGCCCCTTACCGTCCCCAACACACCGTTCCCGCACAGCGCTTCACGGAAAGACGAGACACCCCCCACCATGTCCGGATCCCGCATCACCTTCCTCGAGGGCCAGGCCGGCCAGGGCGCCGCCCTCGCCCGGATCGCCGACCGCGTCCGCAGCCAGCTGGCCGCCCCGGAGCGCGCCGCGCTGCGCGCCGCCCGTCGCCCCCTGTTCACCGGCATCGGCGCCTCGTACGCCGCCCTCGCCGTCCCCGTACAGCAGTTGCGGAAGGCCGGGGTCGTCACCCAGCGCGTCCTGTCCAGCGAGATCGAGACCGGCACCGCCGGCTTCGACACCGACTGCCTGATCGCGGTCTCCCAGGGCGGCCGCAGCCGCGAGACCGTCGCCGCCTGCCGGTCCGCCGCCCCCGGCATCACGCGGACCGCGCTGCTCAACGTCTTACCGTCGCGGCTCGGCGAGCTCGCCGACCTCACTGTCGGCCTCGGCAACGAGCCCGACTCGTACGCCTCGACCATCGGCTACACCGGCACGGTCGTCGCCCTCGACCTGATCGCCGGGGCCGTCGCGGGCCGCGCGCAGGACCCGTGGGGCGACATCGCCGAGCAGACCGCGGCAGTCCACGGGCAGGCTGCCGAGGTGGTCGCGGGCCTGCGCGAGCGCGGCGCCCGCTGCATCGCCTCCGACACGGTGGCGGCCGGGGCCTCGTGCGCCTCGGCCGAGGAGGGGGCGCTGCTGCTGCGCGAGGTGGTCCGGATGACCGCGGCCGCCTCGGCGACCCGCAACTACCTGCACGGGGAGATGGAGTCGGCGGGCAACACCCTCCACCTCGTCTTCGGTGACGGCCGCGAGATCGAGCTGGCCCGCTCGCTGGCCGGCGCCGGGCACCTCACGCTGCTGCTGACGACGGCCCGGGTCGAGCCGGCGGACAGCCTGTCGGTGATCCGCCTGCCCGAGGTGCCGGACGCCGTGCGCGTGGTGCTGGAGACGGTGGTCCTGCAGGAGCTGGTGGCCCGGCTCAGCGCCGAACGGGGCGTACCGATCGAGTCGTTCGTCTTCGCCCACGACGACACGAAGTGGCCCGACCCCAGGGCTGCCGCGAGGAACGCCCGGCCTCCGGCGCCGGTCGCCCCGTGCAGGCCGTGA
- a CDS encoding S8 family peptidase: protein MLAATLGAALAFGAPAALAGTAPVSPSGQSVPSAPAKAAAAAPTSQSATWVAGTRAYLVITAPGDSSAVRSAVAANGGTVFSNFDAIGVIVAHSSSAGFATAMRGVGGVQQVGATRTSDVPADAYNPALPANPAQSATPAGEPVRADMSQIKADQAWAVTTGSASVKVGILDTGVDDQHQDLAPNFNAADSVSCAYGKPDTRTGAWRDVDTHGTHVAGTIAAAKNGKGVVGVAPGVKISAVRVAEPGNSFFFAENTICGFVWAGDHGFKVTNNSYYTDPWQFNCPDNIDQAAIIEGVKRAQEYAEGKGSLQVAAAGNEDYDLAHKTTDSASPNDSTPVTRTITNACLDIPTELPGVVTVAANGTGTTKASFSNFGSGVIDVAAPGSDVYSTLPGGKYGTKSGTSMATPHVVGVAALLASTNPGITPAQLRDKLATQANDIACPSDNRCTGTAANNSFFGEGQVDALKAVGSTPPPGKYFENLGDFAINDNATVESPITVSGVTGNAPATLKVGVDIKHTYIGDLKVDLVAPDGTVYTLSNRAGGGTDNIVQSFTVNASSEVAGGLWKLRVNDNANADTGKIDAWNLTF from the coding sequence GTGCTCGCCGCCACGCTCGGCGCAGCCCTCGCCTTCGGGGCACCCGCCGCGCTCGCCGGCACCGCCCCGGTCTCCCCGTCCGGCCAGTCCGTCCCGTCCGCCCCCGCCAAGGCTGCGGCCGCGGCGCCGACCTCCCAGAGTGCGACCTGGGTTGCCGGCACCCGCGCCTACCTGGTGATCACCGCCCCCGGTGACAGCTCTGCGGTCCGTTCCGCCGTCGCTGCCAACGGCGGCACCGTCTTCTCGAACTTCGACGCCATCGGCGTGATCGTCGCCCACTCCTCCTCCGCCGGCTTCGCCACGGCGATGCGCGGGGTCGGCGGGGTCCAGCAGGTCGGGGCCACCCGCACCTCGGACGTTCCGGCCGATGCCTACAACCCGGCGCTGCCCGCCAACCCGGCGCAGTCGGCGACCCCGGCCGGCGAGCCCGTCCGCGCCGACATGAGCCAGATCAAGGCGGACCAGGCCTGGGCCGTCACCACCGGCTCCGCCTCCGTCAAGGTCGGCATCCTGGACACCGGTGTGGACGACCAGCACCAGGACCTGGCGCCGAACTTCAACGCGGCCGACTCCGTCTCCTGCGCGTACGGCAAGCCGGACACCCGTACGGGCGCCTGGCGGGACGTGGACACCCACGGCACCCACGTCGCGGGCACCATCGCGGCCGCCAAGAACGGCAAGGGCGTCGTCGGCGTGGCCCCCGGCGTGAAGATCTCCGCGGTCCGCGTCGCCGAGCCGGGCAACTCGTTCTTCTTCGCCGAGAACACCATCTGCGGCTTCGTGTGGGCCGGTGACCACGGCTTCAAGGTCACCAACAACAGCTACTACACGGACCCGTGGCAGTTCAACTGCCCGGACAACATCGACCAGGCCGCCATCATCGAAGGCGTCAAGCGCGCCCAGGAGTACGCGGAGGGCAAGGGCTCCCTCCAGGTCGCCGCGGCGGGCAACGAGGACTACGACCTCGCCCACAAGACGACCGACTCCGCGAGCCCGAACGACTCGACGCCGGTCACCCGCACCATCACCAACGCCTGCCTCGACATCCCGACCGAGCTCCCGGGCGTCGTCACGGTCGCGGCGAACGGCACCGGTACCACCAAGGCCTCGTTCTCGAACTTCGGCTCGGGCGTCATCGACGTCGCGGCCCCGGGCAGCGACGTCTACTCCACCCTGCCGGGCGGCAAGTACGGCACCAAGAGCGGCACGTCAATGGCCACCCCGCACGTCGTGGGCGTCGCGGCGCTGCTCGCCAGCACCAACCCCGGCATCACCCCGGCGCAGCTGCGCGACAAGCTGGCCACCCAGGCCAACGACATCGCCTGCCCCTCGGACAACCGCTGCACCGGCACCGCGGCCAACAACTCGTTCTTCGGCGAGGGCCAGGTCGACGCGCTGAAGGCGGTCGGCTCCACCCCGCCGCCCGGGAAGTACTTCGAGAACCTCGGCGACTTCGCGATCAACGACAACGCCACCGTGGAGAGCCCCATCACCGTCAGCGGGGTGACCGGCAACGCGCCGGCCACCCTCAAGGTGGGCGTGGACATCAAGCACACCTACATCGGTGACCTCAAGGTCGACCTGGTGGCACCGGACGGCACCGTCTACACCCTGAGCAACCGGGCCGGCGGCGGCACCGACAACATCGTCCAGAGCTTCACCGTCAACGCCTCCTCCGAGGTCGCAGGCGGCCTCTGGAAGCTCCGTGTGAACGACAACGCCAACGCGGACACCGGCAAGATCGACGCCTGGAACCTCACGTTCTGA
- a CDS encoding (2Fe-2S)-binding protein produces MEDVLRRLAAVGPFFAVPYGKEPPGDGFRPLGELYGAQLEPYVAEVGRRIRSGSGRVAASTAQFGIASRLWSLGLGCAALGGRIPDLGAERVWWRLPAAGSLELWLPEPAAGALPAAALGESVLGNLGVLDARLRERYGVSPKVLRGNAASGLVGALRVLIDRVPGGPAVSMAAELLAEGGALGGTGTFIHEEGLGVAFVRRSCCLYYQVPGGGLCGDCVLRTR; encoded by the coding sequence GTGGAGGACGTACTGCGCCGGCTGGCCGCCGTCGGGCCCTTCTTCGCCGTGCCGTACGGGAAGGAGCCGCCCGGGGACGGTTTCCGGCCGCTCGGCGAGCTCTACGGGGCGCAACTCGAGCCGTACGTCGCCGAGGTGGGGCGGCGGATCCGGAGCGGTTCCGGCCGGGTCGCGGCGTCGACCGCGCAGTTCGGGATCGCCTCGCGGCTGTGGTCGCTGGGCCTGGGCTGCGCCGCGCTGGGCGGGCGGATCCCGGACCTGGGGGCCGAGCGGGTGTGGTGGCGGCTGCCCGCGGCGGGGTCGCTGGAGCTGTGGCTGCCCGAGCCCGCTGCGGGAGCGCTGCCGGCCGCGGCGCTCGGGGAGAGCGTGCTCGGCAACCTCGGTGTCCTGGACGCGCGCCTGCGGGAGCGGTACGGGGTGTCGCCCAAGGTGCTGCGCGGGAACGCCGCGTCGGGGCTGGTCGGGGCGCTGCGGGTGCTGATCGACCGGGTCCCGGGCGGCCCGGCGGTGTCCATGGCCGCCGAGCTGCTGGCCGAGGGCGGGGCGCTCGGCGGGACCGGCACCTTCATCCACGAAGAGGGGCTCGGGGTGGCCTTCGTACGGCGCAGCTGCTGCCTCTACTACCAGGTGCCCGGCGGCGGACTCTGCGGCGACTGCGTGCTGCGGACCAGGTAG
- a CDS encoding TolB family protein yields the protein MTLQRRILILVSAVVLLAAVGVLAVVRASSRAEEKNQTRAGGPQITRGEVTLAPGGAERRIVFRNMAWGPHRDELATVPADAPQGPRTASGVSCLRFYAAAGTGICLQADKGGVQESYRAVVLDAHLKEVSAHPLAGIPTRARVSPGGHLVAWTVFVGGDSYAGTNFSTRTSLLDLRTGKLDASLEDFAIRKDGKAYRNTDVNFWGVTFAADERTFYATLATGGQTYLVRGDLAERTVTTLRENLECPSLSPDGTRLVFKKRVPGLSADAPWRLYVLDLASMQETPLAEERSVDDQVVWTDDRTVVYSLPGDFGADLYAVPADGSGTPAPLMTSALAPAFLG from the coding sequence ATGACCCTCCAACGCCGGATCCTGATCCTCGTCTCCGCCGTCGTACTGCTCGCCGCGGTGGGGGTGCTCGCCGTCGTACGGGCCTCCTCGCGGGCCGAGGAGAAGAACCAGACCCGGGCCGGCGGGCCGCAGATCACCCGGGGCGAGGTGACCCTGGCCCCGGGCGGGGCCGAGCGGCGGATCGTGTTCCGGAACATGGCGTGGGGCCCGCACCGCGACGAGCTCGCCACCGTCCCCGCCGATGCCCCCCAGGGCCCCCGTACCGCCTCCGGCGTGAGCTGCCTGCGCTTCTACGCGGCCGCCGGGACCGGGATCTGCCTCCAGGCCGACAAGGGAGGGGTGCAGGAGAGCTACCGGGCCGTCGTCCTCGACGCGCACCTCAAGGAGGTCTCCGCGCACCCGCTGGCCGGCATCCCCACCCGCGCCCGGGTCTCGCCCGGCGGACACCTCGTCGCCTGGACGGTCTTCGTCGGCGGGGACTCGTACGCCGGGACGAACTTCTCCACCCGCACCTCGCTGCTCGACCTGCGCACCGGCAAGCTCGACGCCTCGCTGGAGGACTTCGCGATCCGCAAGGACGGCAAGGCGTACCGCAACACCGACGTCAACTTCTGGGGCGTGACCTTCGCCGCCGACGAGCGGACCTTCTACGCGACGCTCGCGACCGGCGGCCAGACCTACCTGGTCCGCGGCGACCTCGCCGAACGCACCGTGACCACGCTCCGCGAGAACCTGGAATGCCCGTCGCTGTCGCCCGACGGGACCCGGCTGGTGTTCAAGAAGCGGGTGCCCGGCCTGTCGGCCGACGCCCCGTGGCGGCTGTACGTCCTGGACCTGGCCTCGATGCAGGAGACCCCGCTCGCGGAGGAGCGCAGCGTGGACGACCAGGTGGTGTGGACGGACGACAGGACGGTCGTCTACTCCCTGCCCGGAGACTTCGGCGCCGACCTGTACGCCGTACCGGCCGACGGCAGCGGGACTCCCGCCCCTCTGATGACCTCGGCCCTCGCCCCGGCCTTCCTCGGCTGA
- a CDS encoding MFS transporter, which yields MTIRILPPPGAPRRLAAAQLSNSVGDGAYYVCSALYFTRVVGLSPTQIGLGLTLAWAVGSVAGVPLGALADRRGPRGTSVLLALATAASVSSFLFIRSFWAFLLAVVVYATAQCGLAAARQALLAGLVAPQERTGVLAHLQSVLNAGLALGAALGGLALSADTERAYLAVFVLDAVSFLVCAAVLLRLPAVAPVPQRAAGEPRLAVLRDRPYALVTLLNAILLLRMPLLSLAIPLWIVERTSAPGWLVSALFVLNTVAVMLFQVRTARPVTDLDRARRAVRTSGLVMAASCAVFALSALPGAGWAAAALLVAGAVLQVDAEMRQSAGSWQIGFSLAPADRIGQYQGFFGTGVPIARTLGPLVLTSLLLLWGIPGWLLLGAVLLAASYAMGPAVRRAGAVHRGTEPAGAVVGAP from the coding sequence GTGACGATACGGATCCTGCCCCCGCCCGGGGCCCCGCGCCGACTGGCCGCCGCCCAGCTGAGCAATTCCGTCGGAGACGGCGCCTACTACGTGTGTTCGGCCCTCTATTTCACCCGGGTGGTCGGTCTCTCGCCCACCCAGATCGGCCTCGGGCTGACGCTCGCGTGGGCGGTCGGCTCGGTCGCGGGCGTTCCGCTGGGGGCGCTCGCCGACCGGCGCGGCCCGCGCGGCACCTCGGTGCTGCTGGCGCTGGCCACCGCCGCCTCCGTGTCCTCGTTCCTGTTCATCCGCTCGTTCTGGGCCTTCCTGCTCGCCGTCGTCGTCTACGCCACCGCCCAGTGCGGGCTGGCGGCCGCCCGGCAGGCGCTGCTCGCGGGGCTCGTGGCCCCGCAGGAGCGGACGGGGGTGCTGGCCCACCTCCAGTCCGTGCTGAACGCCGGGCTGGCGCTGGGCGCCGCGCTCGGCGGGCTCGCCCTGAGCGCCGACACCGAGCGGGCCTACCTCGCGGTGTTCGTGCTCGACGCGGTGAGCTTCCTGGTCTGCGCCGCCGTACTGCTGCGGCTGCCCGCGGTGGCCCCGGTACCGCAGCGGGCGGCGGGGGAGCCGCGGCTGGCGGTGCTCCGCGACCGGCCGTACGCGCTGGTCACGCTGCTGAACGCGATCCTGCTGCTGAGGATGCCGCTGCTGAGCCTCGCGATCCCGCTGTGGATCGTCGAGCGCACCAGCGCCCCCGGCTGGCTGGTGTCGGCCCTGTTCGTGCTCAACACCGTCGCCGTGATGCTGTTCCAGGTGCGGACGGCGCGGCCCGTGACCGACCTGGACCGTGCCCGCCGGGCGGTCCGGACGTCCGGGCTGGTCATGGCCGCCTCGTGCGCCGTGTTCGCCCTCTCGGCGCTGCCCGGGGCGGGCTGGGCGGCCGCGGCGCTGCTCGTCGCGGGGGCGGTGCTCCAGGTGGACGCCGAGATGCGGCAGTCCGCCGGGTCCTGGCAGATCGGCTTCTCGCTGGCCCCGGCCGATCGGATCGGCCAGTACCAGGGCTTCTTCGGGACCGGGGTACCGATCGCGCGGACCCTGGGACCGCTGGTGCTGACCTCGCTGCTCCTGCTCTGGGGGATCCCCGGCTGGCTGCTGCTCGGCGCGGTCCTGCTGGCCGCCTCGTACGCGATGGGCCCGGCGGTCCGCCGGGCCGGGGCGGTGCACCGGGGGACCGAGCCCGCGGGGGCCGTCGTAGGGGCGCCGTAG